The following are encoded together in the Ignavibacteria bacterium genome:
- a CDS encoding PEGA domain-containing protein encodes MKYIFLTLFFLLESSFVFSQEQEAVLGGKGEQLQLYDNSWAILVGITSYNDASVSTRKFAVEDVKTLASLFSKLQFPKQNIIILQNEQATLLKIRESLNDLGKKIRSNDRFLLYWAGATETATEKGKEVGYLIPSDGRKKLLPTTSISLDEICRLSDNISAKHILVIIDNCMSGFPNLQVKIPPKISSTPIKTIISSRGFQVITAGRKNERHYESSILNQSIFSKAMKNAFWIGLLDVDKNGLITAEELYNYLVPSVSELAKQENFIVQHPVYATSALLDGQFIFPLKGLYYSLVIRDLPKKNTVKVNGKIISENKPSVKKAYESGTLTLEIESPGKKTFSEIVALNGDKTIVPKLDTLIEYSLDTNPIGANVKIDDENVGTTPFIKRLSVGLHRIEISKDGYLPLAFDVHISLGHTFDKKDLVKHTDITLTISELPDSSSVFLDGNVISKNKELHKQLLQKGIYTLEIHAPHYDVYSQTITLNEDETLIPEMKRLSEYHLETVPSGATVILDGKKVGQTPFQSTIISGTHTILLTKDLYDSLFFTTVVSADNHYDKKYLTVTTAIKATTQKDTSNRMKYENTFTDAQRMHIQEEFRGSTPITMLDIHVKPQTAKLFIDDRQYELENGNAIVSVQKGKHRIVVFNAGYEIYDGLVEIEEGKIKEITIVLESASTTMWWIYGGASAVIAGTVILLYKNIIEEKVVLDPYGNPPQFPPQP; translated from the coding sequence GTGAAATATATTTTTCTCACATTATTTTTCTTGCTTGAAAGTTCGTTTGTTTTTTCCCAAGAACAGGAAGCAGTATTAGGAGGAAAGGGCGAACAATTGCAATTGTACGATAACAGTTGGGCAATACTTGTTGGCATTACTTCGTACAATGATGCATCCGTTTCGACAAGAAAATTTGCCGTTGAAGATGTTAAAACATTAGCATCGTTATTTTCGAAACTTCAATTTCCTAAGCAGAATATTATCATACTTCAAAACGAACAAGCGACGTTATTGAAAATTCGAGAGTCGTTAAATGATTTAGGTAAAAAAATCCGTAGCAATGATAGGTTTTTATTGTATTGGGCGGGCGCAACGGAAACTGCAACCGAGAAAGGAAAAGAGGTTGGATATTTGATACCGAGCGATGGGAGAAAAAAATTATTACCAACAACGAGTATTTCTCTGGATGAAATTTGTAGATTGTCAGACAATATCAGCGCGAAGCACATCCTTGTAATCATAGATAATTGTATGAGCGGATTTCCCAATCTCCAAGTAAAGATTCCTCCAAAAATTTCTTCGACACCAATCAAAACAATTATTTCTTCGCGGGGATTTCAAGTTATTACTGCGGGAAGAAAGAATGAGCGGCATTATGAGAGTTCAATATTGAACCAAAGTATTTTTTCAAAAGCAATGAAAAATGCATTTTGGATTGGTTTATTAGATGTCGACAAAAATGGTTTAATTACGGCTGAAGAGTTGTATAATTATCTTGTTCCATCGGTTTCTGAACTTGCGAAGCAGGAAAATTTTATTGTGCAACATCCTGTGTATGCAACTTCAGCGTTGTTAGATGGTCAATTTATTTTTCCGCTGAAGGGACTTTATTATTCACTTGTCATAAGAGATTTACCGAAGAAGAATACTGTAAAAGTTAACGGGAAAATTATTTCCGAAAATAAGCCGTCTGTGAAAAAAGCATACGAAAGCGGAACGCTTACATTGGAGATTGAATCTCCGGGAAAAAAAACGTTTTCAGAAATAGTAGCATTGAACGGCGATAAAACTATTGTTCCAAAACTTGATACACTTATTGAGTATTCGCTGGATACAAATCCCATCGGTGCCAATGTGAAAATTGATGATGAAAATGTTGGAACAACTCCTTTCATAAAGCGTTTGAGCGTAGGATTGCATCGTATAGAAATTTCTAAAGACGGTTATCTACCGCTTGCATTTGACGTTCACATTTCGTTGGGGCATACGTTTGATAAAAAAGACCTTGTAAAACATACTGATATTACTCTCACGATTTCCGAGTTACCCGATAGCAGTTCTGTTTTTCTCGACGGAAACGTGATTTCAAAAAACAAAGAGTTGCACAAACAGTTGTTGCAGAAAGGAATTTATACTCTTGAAATTCACGCTCCACATTATGATGTATATTCGCAAACAATCACGTTGAACGAAGATGAAACTTTGATTCCCGAGATGAAGCGTCTAAGCGAATATCATCTTGAAACTGTTCCGTCGGGAGCAACAGTAATTCTTGATGGGAAAAAAGTTGGACAAACTCCGTTTCAATCTACGATAATTTCCGGCACGCATACGATTTTACTTACAAAAGATTTGTATGACTCATTGTTTTTTACCACAGTTGTTTCCGCTGATAATCATTATGATAAAAAATATCTTACCGTAACAACAGCAATAAAAGCGACGACGCAAAAAGATACATCCAATAGAATGAAATATGAAAACACGTTCACTGATGCACAAAGAATGCATATACAGGAAGAATTTCGTGGTAGCACACCGATAACGATGCTTGATATTCACGTAAAGCCGCAAACCGCAAAATTATTCATAGACGATAGACAATATGAATTGGAAAATGGAAATGCGATTGTCAGCGTTCAGAAAGGAAAACACAGAATTGTAGTATTTAACGCAGGATATGAAATTTATGATGGACTTGTAGAAATAGAAGAAGGAAAAATTAAAGAAATAACGATTGTGTTGGAAAGCGCTTCAACGACGATGTGGTGGATTTACGGAGGCGCATCAGCTGTAATTGCAGGAACAGTAATTTTATTATACAAGAATATCATCGAAGAAAAAGTAGTTCTTGATCCGTATGGAAATCCGCCGCAATTTCCTCCGCAACCATAA
- a CDS encoding N(4)-(beta-N-acetylglucosaminyl)-L-asparaginase: MHSTTRRNFLKQTSFLAATSLLPSFSVTENSEEKKLHTRKPIVISSSNGIPAITKAMEIIQQGGDALGAVIAGVNIVEDDPNDTSVGLGGLPNENGIVELDAAVMHGPSHRAGAVASLRNIKNPSKVARLVLERTDHILLVGEGALNFAKAHGFQEENLLTERARQEWLQWKENMSTNDDWLPQHSIEEKNIGGNFAPYYRNYGTIHCSALDSFGNLSCVTTTSGLAYKISGRVGDSPIIGAGLYLDNEVGSAGSTGRGESNLFNCSSVMVVEWMRQGKSPEEACMRACQRIVDRNKEQRLLDEKGRYKHQVKFYAINKKGEYGSAGILKGGVFTLHDGKEAKNYDCAYLYD, translated from the coding sequence ATGCATTCAACTACTCGAAGAAATTTTCTTAAACAAACATCATTCCTTGCGGCAACGTCGCTTCTCCCTTCATTTTCAGTCACAGAAAATTCCGAAGAAAAAAAATTACATACACGTAAACCAATTGTCATTTCCAGTTCAAACGGAATTCCTGCGATTACCAAAGCAATGGAAATTATTCAGCAAGGAGGCGACGCACTTGGCGCAGTTATCGCGGGTGTAAATATTGTAGAAGATGACCCGAATGATACAAGCGTTGGTTTAGGAGGATTGCCTAATGAAAACGGCATTGTAGAACTTGATGCAGCCGTGATGCACGGACCTTCGCATCGAGCAGGCGCAGTTGCATCGCTTCGCAATATTAAAAACCCATCAAAAGTTGCGAGGCTTGTTCTTGAACGAACTGACCATATTCTCCTTGTTGGAGAAGGAGCATTAAATTTTGCAAAGGCGCATGGTTTTCAGGAAGAAAATTTGCTTACAGAACGAGCAAGACAAGAATGGTTACAATGGAAAGAAAATATGAGTACAAATGATGATTGGCTTCCGCAACATTCAATTGAAGAAAAAAATATTGGTGGGAATTTTGCTCCATACTACCGGAACTATGGAACAATTCATTGCAGCGCGTTGGATTCATTTGGGAATCTTTCGTGCGTAACGACGACGAGCGGACTTGCATACAAAATTTCCGGAAGAGTTGGAGATTCACCAATTATCGGTGCGGGGTTGTATCTTGATAACGAAGTAGGTTCTGCTGGCTCAACAGGAAGGGGAGAATCGAATCTGTTTAATTGCAGTTCGGTGATGGTTGTGGAATGGATGCGACAGGGAAAATCTCCGGAAGAAGCGTGTATGCGTGCGTGTCAGCGAATTGTTGACAGAAATAAAGAACAACGTTTGCTCGATGAGAAAGGTCGTTACAAACATCAAGTAAAATTTTATGCTATCAACAAAAAAGGAGAATATGGAAGCGCGGGTATTTTAAAAGGCGGCGTATTTACTTTGCACGATGGAAAGGAAGCGAAGAACTACGATTGCGCGTATTTGTACGATTGA
- a CDS encoding DUF4905 domain-containing protein, with translation MSIRVPSFFRKQKIVPAWQFHCDGILWRMKVSDNGLIIGEDRDTEKKTVSFFCIEEKRGTVLWSKLAFEESFWISVDCVVANTIFFHEFKSPSLPEKRKIYAVDARNGKLLWKNEELRFLCALHNCVYATKDTFASRTLVVLDIHSGTIIREFENENQQLDIITQDAEREQTYHYLQLPTVFSLNSIVSQERLHGLKKYFLSHRIIDEIEFFENDTFAIISYYENISESLLTPKLNQQLHIFNKQKSFKKVFSDLIAQNAIMVLHDSFYLKDNFLFFIKNKKVLTALNLYSPTT, from the coding sequence ATGAGCATTCGCGTTCCTTCTTTTTTTCGAAAACAAAAAATCGTTCCCGCCTGGCAATTTCATTGCGATGGAATTCTTTGGCGTATGAAGGTAAGTGACAATGGGTTGATAATTGGCGAAGACCGTGATACGGAAAAAAAAACTGTTTCTTTTTTTTGTATCGAAGAAAAACGCGGTACCGTTCTCTGGAGCAAACTCGCATTCGAGGAATCGTTTTGGATTAGTGTAGATTGTGTCGTTGCAAATACGATTTTCTTTCACGAATTCAAATCACCTTCACTTCCAGAAAAAAGAAAAATTTACGCAGTTGATGCACGAAACGGAAAACTCTTGTGGAAAAATGAAGAACTGCGGTTTCTTTGCGCTCTGCATAATTGCGTTTATGCTACCAAAGATACCTTTGCTTCACGAACATTGGTCGTACTCGATATTCATTCGGGAACTATCATTCGTGAATTTGAAAATGAGAATCAACAACTTGATATCATTACGCAGGATGCGGAACGCGAGCAAACATATCACTATTTGCAATTACCAACAGTTTTTTCGTTGAATAGTATAGTATCACAAGAGCGATTGCATGGGTTGAAAAAATATTTTCTTTCTCATCGCATAATAGATGAAATCGAATTTTTTGAGAACGATACTTTTGCAATTATTTCTTACTACGAAAATATAAGCGAATCACTATTGACACCGAAACTGAATCAGCAACTGCATATTTTCAATAAACAAAAATCGTTCAAAAAAGTATTTAGCGATCTCATTGCGCAAAACGCAATAATGGTACTGCACGATTCGTTTTACTTAAAGGATAATTTTCTTTTCTTTATTAAAAACAAAAAAGTTTTAACCGCACTCAATTTGTATTCTCCTACAACATAA